One region of Juglans regia cultivar Chandler chromosome 4, Walnut 2.0, whole genome shotgun sequence genomic DNA includes:
- the LOC109019600 gene encoding uncharacterized protein LOC109019600, with amino-acid sequence MANHYSLLGAMDRLWFHQIILFPEPISFLCQKALETVKPFSKSLPYPPPSLSLPSDHDIQHELLLPDNEEISSAPSSISDLQDAYINSDDEDEEKEIRQKQRQSRSNPIRDRKSLQYSSSTSIYEKRPRSLKNTAARRKLYKSMSCKTLGELELEEVQGFMDLGFIFKKELLSPRMMSLIPGLQRLGPEYKDQDQISTKLIIDDAEVVKDDESGELGKEKRVIKRRPYLSEAWFIKRHDSPLLNGRIARASTAADMKKNIKFWARNVAISALQD; translated from the exons atggccaATCACTACTCTCTTTTAGGAGCCATGGATCGTCTTTGGTTTCATCAAATAATTCTCTTCCCGGAACCCATCTCCTTTCTTTGCCAAAAAGCCCTGGAAACGGTTAAACCCTTCTCAAAGTCTCTTCCATACCCGCCACCTAGCCTCTCCTTACCATCTGATCATGATATTCAACATGAACTACTTCTTCCAGATAATGAAGAAATCTCATCTGCTCCATCTTCAATCTCTGATCTACAG GATGCCTACATTAACAGTGATGATGAAGACGAAGAGAAGGAGATCCGCCAGAAGCAAAGACAGTCAAGATCGAATCCCATCAGAGACAGAAAGAGCTTACAATATTCATCATCAACATCAATTTATGAAAAACGTCCCAGAAGTCTTAAAAACACAGCTGCAAGGAGGAAATTGTATAAATCCATGAGTTGTAAGACATTGGGGGAGCTTGAACTTGAAGAAGTTCAGGGTTTCATGGATCTAGGTTTCATATTCAAGAAAGAACTCTTAAGCCCAAGAATGATGAGTTTAATCCCAGGATTGCAGAGGCTTGGGCCGGAGTATAAAGACCAAGATCAAATTAGCACCAAACTCATTATTGATGATGCTGAAGTAGTCAAAGATGATGAAAGTGGAGAATTAGGAAAAGAGAAGAGAGTTATAAAGAGACGACCATATTTATCGGAGGCATGGTTTATAAAAAGACACGATTCGCCACTTTTAAATGGAAGGATAGCAAGGGCCTCCACGGCTGCTgacatgaagaaaaatattaagttcTGGGCTAGAAATGTTGCAATATCAGCACTTCAGGATTAA